A single window of Usitatibacter rugosus DNA harbors:
- a CDS encoding type II secretion system protein: MKRALRGFTLIEVMVVLLVIGLLAAGLSMPFAAQVQLRRIDETHRRLDEAREALLGFAASHGRLPCPASEASRGEERFAPGGDAVNGQCERFHDGFLPAATLGLAPLDDEGFLRDAWGSRANRIRYAVAGVPVGTVTSPFTRANGLQASGLAAIGAASHFLFICSSASPIGGGSCGPASNQLTRRAAFVLVSLGADAQAAPAADSARNIDGSGLFVAHEAGPGFDDLVTWVPAAILASRLMAAGRLP, encoded by the coding sequence GTGAAGCGCGCGCTGCGGGGCTTCACGCTGATCGAGGTGATGGTGGTGCTCCTCGTCATCGGACTCCTCGCCGCGGGGCTCTCGATGCCGTTCGCCGCGCAGGTGCAACTGCGCCGGATCGACGAGACGCATCGCCGCCTCGACGAAGCACGCGAGGCGCTGCTGGGCTTCGCCGCATCGCACGGGCGCCTGCCCTGCCCCGCGAGCGAGGCTTCGCGTGGCGAGGAACGCTTCGCGCCCGGCGGCGACGCGGTGAACGGCCAGTGCGAGCGCTTCCACGACGGCTTCCTGCCCGCGGCCACCCTCGGGCTGGCCCCGCTCGACGACGAAGGATTCCTGCGAGACGCCTGGGGCTCGCGCGCCAACCGCATTCGCTACGCGGTCGCGGGTGTGCCGGTGGGCACCGTCACGAGCCCGTTCACGCGCGCCAACGGATTGCAGGCCTCGGGACTCGCGGCGATCGGCGCCGCATCGCACTTCCTCTTCATCTGTTCGTCCGCTTCGCCGATCGGCGGCGGATCGTGCGGCCCCGCGTCGAACCAGCTCACGCGCCGCGCGGCGTTCGTCCTGGTGTCGCTGGGCGCCGATGCCCAGGCGGCGCCGGCTGCCGACAGCGCGCGCAACATCGACGGCAGCGGCCTCTTCGTCGCGCACGAGGCGGGGCCGGGCTTCGACGACCTCGTGACGTGGGTACCCGCCGCGATCCTGGCCAGCCGCCTCATGGCCGCCGGCCGGTTGCCCTGA
- the folE2 gene encoding GTP cyclohydrolase FolE2 translates to MNPRDAKLPIPDVQATPDTRHLAIDRVGIKSIRHPVKVAERSGGVQHTVAMFDMYVGLPHHFKGTHMSRFVEILNAHEREISPDTFRTMLREMVKKLEAQSGHVEMTFPYFVSKKAPVSGVQSLMDYEVTFIGEIADGVETFTLKVLVPVTSLCPCSKKISDRGAHNQRSHVTIAARINDFVWIEELIDKVESQASSELWGLLKRPDEKYVTEHAYDNPKFVEDMVRDIAADLNADARIEGYVVESENFESIHNHSAYAMIEKR, encoded by the coding sequence ATGAATCCCCGTGACGCCAAGCTTCCGATCCCCGACGTCCAGGCCACGCCCGACACGCGGCACCTGGCCATCGACCGCGTCGGGATCAAATCCATCCGCCACCCGGTGAAGGTCGCCGAGCGCTCGGGCGGCGTGCAACACACGGTCGCGATGTTCGACATGTACGTGGGCCTGCCGCACCACTTCAAGGGCACGCACATGTCGCGCTTCGTGGAGATCCTGAACGCCCACGAGCGCGAGATCTCCCCCGACACCTTCCGCACGATGCTGCGCGAGATGGTGAAGAAGCTCGAGGCGCAGAGCGGCCACGTCGAGATGACGTTCCCGTACTTCGTGAGCAAGAAGGCGCCGGTCTCGGGCGTCCAGAGCCTGATGGACTACGAGGTCACCTTCATCGGCGAGATCGCCGACGGCGTCGAGACCTTCACGCTGAAGGTCCTGGTCCCGGTGACGAGCCTCTGCCCGTGCTCGAAGAAGATCAGCGACCGCGGGGCGCACAACCAGCGCTCGCACGTGACGATCGCCGCGCGCATCAACGACTTCGTGTGGATCGAGGAGCTGATCGACAAGGTCGAGAGCCAGGCGTCCTCGGAGCTGTGGGGGCTGCTCAAGCGCCCCGACGAGAAGTACGTCACCGAGCACGCCTACGACAACCCGAAGTTCGTCGAGGACATGGTGCGCGACATCGCGGCCGACCTGAACGCCGACGCGCGCATCGAGGGCTACGTGGTCGAGTCCGAGAACTTCGAGTCGATCCACAACCACTCCGCCTACGCGATGATCGAGAAGCGCTAG
- a CDS encoding retropepsin-like aspartic protease family protein: protein MVRNLIALALLLVPSLAAATDVTVVGLFPGKAVVTINRGAPRTLSVGQKTAEGVVLVSVDKSSAVLEIDGKKQSLEMGQHFESAASTGGLSTVTIAAGQGGHFMTTGQVNGNSVRFLVDTGATLVSMSISEARRLGIDYEKGQRGYSSTAGGVVPSYRVKLESVSVGGITLMGVEASVSESPGMDFMLLGNSFLSRTEMRREGEILTLTKRY, encoded by the coding sequence ATGGTCCGCAATCTTATCGCGCTCGCGCTCCTGCTGGTGCCGTCTCTTGCGGCGGCCACGGACGTGACTGTCGTGGGCCTGTTCCCCGGCAAGGCCGTCGTCACGATCAACCGCGGGGCCCCGCGCACCCTGTCGGTCGGGCAGAAGACGGCCGAGGGCGTGGTCCTCGTGTCGGTCGACAAATCCTCCGCGGTGCTCGAGATCGACGGCAAGAAACAGTCGCTCGAGATGGGCCAGCACTTCGAGTCGGCTGCCTCCACGGGAGGGCTCAGCACCGTCACCATCGCCGCGGGCCAGGGCGGCCACTTCATGACGACCGGGCAGGTCAACGGCAACTCCGTGCGCTTCCTGGTCGACACGGGTGCCACGCTCGTGTCCATGTCCATTTCGGAGGCACGCCGCCTGGGCATCGACTACGAGAAGGGCCAGCGCGGCTACTCGTCCACTGCGGGCGGCGTCGTGCCGTCCTATCGCGTGAAGCTGGAATCGGTGTCGGTCGGGGGCATCACGCTGATGGGCGTGGAGGCTTCGGTGTCGGAATCGCCGGGGATGGACTTCATGCTGCTCGGCAACAGCTTCCTCAGCCGGACGGAGATGCGGCGCGAGGGCGAGATCCTCACCCTCACCAAGCGCTACTAG